The genomic window GGTTTAGATAGGCTCGCCAAATCCCTCCGTCTACACCATGGGCTGCCTCTCACCTGTTTGTGGGCCGGGTCTCCCGCTGAGCCTTTCGGGAGCCAAAGAGGTGTCCCCACTTGATGCCCCCAGGTGAAGGCTCTGAGGCTCCTTCCTCATTTTCTGCTGGGGGGGCAGTGGACCCCTCCCTCTCCCGGCTGCGCCTCAGCTCGGCCAGTACAGAATCAGGGGGGCTCCCCATCCAGAAGGGCCAGCCCCTGTCCCGGCCAAGGGTCTCCTCAGGGGCAGGACAGGCCTCTGCCCCTTCGACTACTCCCTCTCGGGGGGGTGGTCCCCcgcctcctgcccctctcttcttctcacTGCTGCTATTGCTGCCACCACGGGGGAACCTAGAGCCCTCAGCTGAGCCATCGATGTAGACCTGGGAGCTCTGCATGAGCTGGTACCACCAGCCAGCCTGCCCGCCTCGGGCCCACCTGCCACGCCCTGAGCCCCCAGCTGCCTCTGCCacctcttctgtctcctcttcctcctcatcttctCCACCTTCGGGCGCGCCCACACCCTTCACCCGTTCCCCCTGGACCGCCCTGTCCATGTCTCCAGGCCCTTCCTGGCCCCTGGCCCGGGCCAGCTGCAGCGTCGAGTGGGCAGACAGCAGCAGGTCCTGTGACACCCGCAGCAGCTCCTTgtgctgccgctgctgctgcccACTTTGCAGGAGCCGGTGCTGGAACAGCAAATCGAGGCTGAAGGGCAGCAGGGCCAGgggctgcagcagcagcagcagctcctcaAAGAGGCCGGGGCACACGGTATGCGCTGCACTCAGGAAGCCCCACGGCTGGTAGTGGGTCTGGATGATATCTgggggagcaagagagagggCCTGAGCCCCACAGAGAAGCAGAGCccggcctgggggtgggggggcctccGAGAAGTGGCCCTGGCAGAGCCGCTGCGTACTGCCGCACAGGCAGGGCACTGTGCCCTTGGGTGCATGCCAGTGCCAAAGAGGCCGCCTGACGCTTGTGCAGGTCGTGACCTCCGCAGCCGTAAGTGGCAGCCCCAAGTTCACAGGAGAGCTGTGGGGGTTCCTGGTCACCCTCACTTCCAGATTGCCCGAGTATCCTGCTGGCTCCAAGGCTCTAACACAAGTAGAAGCTGGGGACAGACTGGGCTGGAAGCCCAGGCTCTGAAGACGGAAGCTTGGGcggtccccctccccacctctaccATCTGTAAAGAGCCATGCCTCCCTCTTCTGAGCCTCTGAGGTCTGGCCTATATTGAGtttgcaagagagagagtagCGTTCCGGGCATTACCTTCGTGGTTATAGAGGTGATTAAACCAGAACTCCAGGGACCGGATGCTGTAGGGAAACAGAGAGAGTTGAATCTTGTGTGTAGACAGCCAGATGATAAGGTATAAAGGAGACAGACAGGGGGTCAGACAGAGGCAGAAGTATGGGTGAACATCTCCCTTCTATGGCAGGGATGCTACCTGGTTCGTTTCACGTAAAATAGTTCCGGAGTCAGTGAGGGATGATGGGAGGGGGTTAACATGTGATTCACAAGCCAATGACTTCCCTCTAGAATGGAGTTGGCTTGCCTAGGCCCCCAGAAGTCATGGCAGCTACTGAGTGAACATACAGGGTACACATCCCAAAGGGGATGGCCCGGGCCCATACTTGAGAAAGAAGGATACTATGATGTGGATCTCAAGGGGGGCCTTATGGTCACAGGCAGGATTTGGAAGTAGGGCTGCAATTGAGGGGATCAAGGTGTACAATATCCAGAGAACCAGATTAATTTCCAAATAAGCCAGATTATGGATTTATAAAAGCCAAAGACCATGTTGGTGATCAGTGCCAGAGGGTTGTGGGTGTGGTGGGAAACCAGAGACCTACTGAGAAAGCTGTAACTAGATGGGGAGAAGGTGAGTCTGGGCCCTGGCCACAGAGCCTGCAGACCCCCCTCGGCCTGTCTCAGTCTAGGGAGCCGGTTCCACAGAAGTGGCAGAGCCCGGGGGAGAGGGCTGTGATTTGCCACTCCTGTGGCCCCACACACTCACTTGAGCAGGCCGAGAATGAAGGCGTTGAAACGCATGGTGTGACTGGTGAGCTCCGGGAATTGGCTGACCTTGTTGTAGAGGCCGTGCAGGACCTTGGTGGACGGGCCTGAGAGGAAGCCAGAGTTAGCAGTCACATGCCCAGTCTCCTGAATCCGGATCTCCGCCTGGGGTCCTCATCTTGCTGCCCAGCACTTACCTAGCTGTGTAGAAGCCTCAACCACACTCCACGGCATGTTCTTACGTTGCCCAATGATGACATCTAGCACGAAGGCCTTGAGCCCATCCTCCAGCACAGCCTGGACTGCGGGGCACAAGTACTTCAGAACCAGGTGGCCCACATTGGGGCTCACAGAACTATTCCCGAGCTTTGCCTGTGGATGCAGTAGAGAAGAACAGGGAATCACTGGAAGCCCGACCTTGGTCTTCTCTGACTCTCTTAGGCCTTAGCATGCCTCTCTTGTGATCCCCATCCTCAAGTACCCAGTTCTGGGTTCTAGGTgcaagagagcaggagaaggtgGCAGCATAGAATGGGTGACGGTCAGCAGGGTAGAGTTCAGCTGGCCCCAGTTTTTTGCCTACCTTCACCCCAGGATCCCGGCTTGTGCCAAAATGGGCCACAATGAGGTCCACGGCAGTGTTAACCGCCTTCACCAGCCCTGCAAGTAAGAATTCCATGTGATGGGTTCCTTAGCAAGTCCCTGGGCAACTCAGCTGAGACTGAGCCCtcagtggagagagggagggacgtccactttctctctctctgtccctgcacATGGGTCTCAGTCTTACCGAGGACCAGGCCCTGACCCCTTTCTGTTTTCGCCCAGTTCTCAAGCCCTGTACTGTTGTCACCACCAGTGGACCCATCTCAGCGATTTTACCTTCAAGACCCTCTTACTCCAGTCCTGGATCGAGCTAACGACCCATCTTCTCCGCTCTGAGAAACCAGGCTACTGGCTGCTGGACAAAGTCCAGGGCCACTCACAACAGTGACCGACAAGGGCACCTCTTTGACATGTGCCTTCAGGTGCCCTCTGCTATGCTCTCACGTTGCCAAATCTTTACCTCTCTTCTCAAGCCCTTGGTTCGACCTCACCCAGAGAACAGAGGCCACTGGTCATCAATTCAACTTCCCTGTCTATCCAAAAGACATAACTACATCCTGTCTACCCTCCTTCCCGCCCCCCTCACTCTCTTTCCATCTTGCTCAAGGTTCTTCCCTTTTCCCAGCTTTGAACCCCCCACTCTGCCTCTACAGGGAACTTCAGCttcatctttctccctctccacagcTCCTTCCCTTCAGCCCACAATGATGCTCAACTCTTTCCCCAACATCTCCCTGAAACAGCTTTCTCTTGGTCCAGTGGTCCCTTATTTGCTCAACATCTTAGTAGATGTTACCATCATGCTTACCCAAGCTGTTAGGTCCTGTTGTACTTGGACTCCCCCCATTAGAACACATGGCCATTTATTTATGGCATGGCAGTCTCCCTCACTCTACTTAGCTCCCTGAGGTAAGAGACCGAAGCCTGATTCTCAAGCCTCTGATAAATGACCCTTGTGCATTCAAGCACACTTGTCCTACACGATGCACAGGCTGCTACCTCGTGCCCCAATTCCTGTGCTGATTCCTTCCTAGCACGTGGAGTTCTAGGATAGGGAAACGTTCTGGAGGGCTAGACAGTAGGGCAACAGGCACAATAGGTACCAACAACAGAATTCCTGGCCTGAGCTGGGGGTAACATTCACCTTTTTTCTGAAGCAGGTCAATGGAAATGGCCTCTGAGTTGCCATCTGGGGACAGACAAAACTCAGCTGGAGGCTTCTCAGTCAAGGAAAAGGGGTCTTGGAAGTCAGGGCAGGTCAGTGGTAATGGCTTCACTATTTGacctggaaagaagagaaaaatcaatctcAAGCAACTCTCCTTCCAAGCGCGGCAGTCAGTTCTGTGCCTCATACCCTCTGGGACTCGTTCCCGTGGGACTGCCCCTtctccagccctgcccagctgCGGTAGAGCCTGCCCTGGGTCTACTGGGCACCTGGCCCACACACCATTCAGCCGGCAGTTCAGATGGCCAGCAGCACTGAAGGAGCCAGGGAACTCAAAGATGGGGTTCCTTCGGGCCAGCCGAGCTTCCTGTGGCCTTCGGTCTAGGCTCCCTGACAATCCAGGGGGCCCTAGTGGGTTCTTCCTCCTGTATTCCCGCCACTTGAGTGCTTGAGGGGATAGGTGGTTGGCTGAAAGCAGAACAGATGAGCAGAAGAGACGGGCAAGAGTTAGCAGGAGACAGCATTTCACATCCACCCAGTGCGGTCATATAAAATATGAGGGCTGGGAGTGCTTGGGTATTATCCACAGGTGCTGGGGAAGGAGATGTAAACATTTTAACCCCTTACCCCAGGGTGGGGTATAAGAAAGCAtccaaaggtgggggggggggttcggGTAGAAATGCTTGCGGTGGAGGATAAAGCTCATACCGTTATTGGGCCTGGAGGCCATGCTGCCCTCACCACCTCCCCGGGCTAGACTTTCTGCTCGACTGAGGCTAGATCtccaggagcccagaggaggcaagCTTCCTGTTCCATGGAGACGGTACTCAGCCAAGGTCAGTATCTTCTGATCCTCCTTCTGTGGCTGCTGGAAGGTGGCAGGCCGGGCAACAGGAGGACAGGAGTGGCTCCATGGGGGTGGGCTTTCTGTGGCTGTGGCCTGCTCTGGAGGAGGGGAGCACGAGGTGGAAGCAGAAGAGTCGGTGCTGGGCCCAAAGGGGCCAGCACTGCGGATCGGGGAGTAGCTACCCAGGGGTGACGGCCGTGAGGTTTCTGGCTCAGGCCCAGCTTTCCTGGCCCCTCTGTTGGTGGGTGCCTGTGACTCCCCTGAGGGAGCTAAGGCTGGGACTGGAGCAGTAGGGGCAGCCAGGGGGGCAGGCTGCTGTGCACGGCTGCAGCCAGACAGGCTGTAGAGCTGGGAAAGGCTGTGGAGGGCGCGGGCCTTGGCCAACTGCTTCGGGAAGTGGTGCTGGAACACGAAGGGCTGGATGGGCAGCGTGGTTGGCCTCTGCTCCTTGCTGTAGCGAAGGACTGGTCGGCTCTCCGCACCGCCGCCTGTGGCGACAGTGATGGAGGAGGAATCAGACAGACCCTGGGGCCCCCAGGAGAGGAAGCAAAGAAGCAGCCGGATGATGCtcactggggagaggggaagagatgggCAGGACCTGGCTTGTAGGAACTGAATGGGGTAAGGGCAATCCAAATTCGGGAATATGACAGTGTGCCTCCCATCTTTTGTAAaactttttctattgtttttatgaTGCTGAACTCTCTTGTACTCTTGACTATTCACcccatcttcattttcttgactTCAAGGGTGGGTGTATCTTAAGGCTCCATTCTTAGATCTCCCTTTACACTTTCTTCCCTGCATTGTTCAAGTTCAGGCATTCATACAGATGACTCCCGAACCCACAGTTTTAGCCCCCACCTTCCCCTTAATCCCTGGATCATTCTGCTTTCacttaaaatttgctattttgggacacctgggtggctcagtcgttaggcgtttgccttcggctcaggtcatgatcccagggtcctgggatcgagccctgcatcgggctccctgctcagcgggaagcttgcttctccctctcccgctccccctgcttgtgttccctctcttgctgtgtctctctctgtcaaagaaataaataaaatctttaaaaaatttttgctattttaagggtgtctgggtggctcagtcagttaagcatccgactcttgatttcagctcgggtcacgatctcaggctctgtgttgggcgtggagcctacttaagattctctctctccctctggggtgcctgggtggctcagtcggttaagcctctgactcttggttttggcacaaatgatctcatgggtagtgagatcaagccccatgttgggctctgcactcagcaaggagtctgctggagattctctctccttctccctctgcccctccccccactcgctcactctctctaaaataaataaaatcttaaaaagaaaaagattctccctctctgtctgcccctccccctaaacatttgctttttgtttattttattatttttttaagattttatttatttgttcggccctgagccgaaggcagacgctcaaccgactgagtcatccaggcgctcccaaaatttgctattttaaagcAATTCATCTATCACCTTTCCCCTGATGACTTCCATTTCTGACGATGGCAGAACCaccatttcctttgtttctaaGGCCTAAAGAGTTGGAGTAAAGGTCACAGATATTCAGGGTAAGATGTTATTTACTTCAAGCTTTTGCTCATCATTGCCTGTCTCCACTAAAGCTGACTCATTTCATTCTTAAGCAAATCTAACcataatatttcttcatttgcagCAGGAATCAGCCTCCTGTCACCCCTGTCAACCCCATTCCCACTCTTTCACGATCCTTGCATTGGAGCCTCAGGGTCCACATTTGCTCCCTCTACACAGAGTTGTGATCCCCAAGGAGAGGACCATCTCCTGTTCTTTCAGCCAATCTTCAGGTCAGTGTCTCTCAAGACACAGGGCTCAGAACTAACAAAACTCCAGGACACTGCACAGCCAGATTGTCTGTGAGTTGTGCTTCTTAAAAAAACCACTGTGCACACTGTAAACATCTGCATGACACAAGGTGGCGCTAGAAGCTTCTACGAAGCCAGAAACCCTGGGTGTGGCTCACTGAGCACAACTCTGGCTCAACAAATTTTTGAGACAGGAATTAATACCCTTACCTGACAGCTCAGGGTATTGGAAATTTAGAGAcattaagtcatttgcccaaggtcacacaactaggaagtggcagagctagaattCGGCTAAGCCAGAGTCTGACTTAGGGGCTAATGTTCTCTTTATCACATTGCACTACATAGGAAATGGTATCCCTCATCtttccccatttatttacttCATTGAGTCTTAAGGGGATAGTGATCACAACCCCATCAGGGAGGGGTTTCAGAATCACTCCCAGGGGACATGTTCAAAATATACCCTCCTGTCATCCCCAATCTGTGCTTAGAGAGCAACCTTTGTCATTCTCCCTTGCTTACTATGCTCCAGCCACACTTCCTTCTGTCCTTAAACATGCCAAGTTCATTAACATCTCAGGATCTTTTTTACCTGCTGTTCTGCCTGGAATCAACTCATCATTCAGGCATCAgctcaaacatcacctcctcaGTGGTGACCACCCCAGTCCCTCTGACAAGTCATACTCTGTCTCatcatcctgttttattttctttttagcattttatcACTATTAGAAATTATCTTGTTTTTTGTCTATTACTCCTCATAAGGGCTCCAAAAAAGCAGTGTTTTTGAATTGTTCATTgatgtatccccagtgcctagaatagaGCCCAGTATATAGTaggtactgaataaatatttgttaaatgaatgaatccccACTGTCACCCTTGGCTCAGGCTAGTCTCGCTgcatccagatcttcttacataaATCAGATTGCTTCCTAAAATACCAGTTTTATCCCCTGTGACCCTACTGCCCACAGAATAAAGTCTAAGCTTCTCAAATAGGTATCCACACCTGCCACCAATTAGACTGCTCTCCCCTCAAACTCCCACACCTGCCATTCTCATTGACCCCACTCTTTCCATCCCATTCCCATCTTTAAGTACACAGCCTTTCCTGCTAGGAACGCCGcctgcctttccatttatttaaata from Zalophus californianus isolate mZalCal1 chromosome 13, mZalCal1.pri.v2, whole genome shotgun sequence includes these protein-coding regions:
- the RUSC2 gene encoding iporin isoform X2, giving the protein MASRPNNANHLSPQALKWREYRRKNPLGPPGLSGSLDRRPQEARLARRNPIFEFPGSFSAAGHLNCRLNGQIVKPLPLTCPDFQDPFSLTEKPPAEFCLSPDGNSEAISIDLLQKKGLVKAVNTAVDLIVAHFGTSRDPGVKAKLGNSSVSPNVGHLVLKYLCPAVQAVLEDGLKAFVLDVIIGQRKNMPWSVVEASTQLGPSTKVLHGLYNKVSQFPELTSHTMRFNAFILGLLNIRSLEFWFNHLYNHEDIIQTHYQPWGFLSAAHTVCPGLFEELLLLLQPLALLPFSLDLLFQHRLLQSGQQQRQHKELLRVSQDLLLSAHSTLQLARARGQEGPGDMDRAVQGERVKGVGAPEGGEDEEEEETEEVAEAAGGSGRGRWARGGQAGWWYQLMQSSQVYIDGSAEGSRFPRGGSNSSSEKKRGAGGGGPPPREGVVEGAEACPAPEETLGRDRGWPFWMGSPPDSVLAELRRSREREGSTAPPAENEEGASEPSPGGIKWGHLFGSRKAQRETRPTNRLPSDWLSLDKSMFQLVAQTVGARREPEPKESLQEPHSPVLPSKPPCEVKALCHHLATGPGQLSFRKGDILRVLGPAGGDWLRCSRGPDTGLVPLAYVTLTPSPSPTPGSSQN